One window of Quercus robur chromosome 5, dhQueRobu3.1, whole genome shotgun sequence genomic DNA carries:
- the LOC126726238 gene encoding non-functional NADPH-dependent codeinone reductase 2-like isoform X3 has protein sequence MATTTLNSVTKIPKMELSSSSGPVSMPVIGFGSAADNNDSAILISAVLESIKLGYRHFDTASAYGTEQALGEAIAEALRLGLIPSRDDLFVTSKLWPTEAHAHLVLPSLQKSLRTLQLEYLDLYLIHWPITVTPGKGESPFDKQDLMPMDFKSVWAAMEECQRLGLTKSIGVSNFSCKKLENLLSFATIPPSVNQVEMNPVWQQNKLTEFCKANGIIVTAFSPLGAKGVSWGTNDVMDNEVLKEIAKTRGKTVAQVCLRWIYEQGAALIVKSYNKERLKENLQIFDWELSEDDYDKIGQIKQHRMMLQEELVSAHGPYKSIEELWDGEL, from the exons ATGGCAACTACTACGCTAAATTCAGTTACTAAAATCCCAAAAATGGAGCTGAGCTCCTCCTCCGGCCCGGTGTCCATGCCTGTGATTGGCTTCGGCTCGGCGGCTGACAACAACGACAGTGCCATCTTGATATCAGCCGTGCTGGAGTCAATCAAGCTCGGTTACAGACACTTTGATACTGCTTCAGCATATGGGACGGAACAGGCTTTAGGAGAAGCTATTGCTGAAGCACTTAGACTTGGTCTTATTCCCTCTCGGGATGACCTATTCGTTACTTCCAAGCTTTGGCCTACTGAAGCTCATGCTCATCTTGTTCTTCCTTCCTTACAGAAATCACTTCG GACTCTTCAGCTGGAATACCTAGACCTCTATCTGATCCACTGGCCCATCACTGTTACTCCTGGAAAGGGGGAATCCCCTTTTGATAAACAGGACCTTATGCCAATGGACTTCAAGTCTGTGTGGGCAGCCATGGAAGAGTGCCAGAGACTTGGCCTTACCAAGTCCATTGGAGTCAGCAACTTCTCTTGTAAGAAGCTCGAAAACTTGCTCTCCTTTGCTACTATCCCACCTTCAGTGAATCAA GTGGAGATGAACCCAGTTTGGCAACAGAACAAGCTGACAGAGTTTTGCAAGGCAAATGGTATCATTGTCACTGCTTTCTCCCCTTTGGGAGCAAAAGGGGTTAGTTGGGGCACCAACGATGTTATGGACAATGAAGTGCTCAAAGAGATTGCGAAAACTCGTGGAAAGACTGTTGCTCAG GTTTGTCTCAGATGGATTTATGAACAAGGTGCTGCTCTTATAGTCAAGAGCTACAACAAGGAGAGGTTGAAGGAGAACCTGCAGATATTTGATTGGGAACTATCGGAGGATGACTATGACAAGATTGGTCAAATCAAGCAGCACAGAATGATGCTTCAAGAGGAACTTGTTTCTGCTCATGGACCATACAAGTCCATTGAAGAGCTGTGGGATGGAGAGCTTTAA
- the LOC126726238 gene encoding non-functional NADPH-dependent codeinone reductase 2-like isoform X1, whose product MATTTLNSVTKIPKMELSSSSGPVSMPVIGFGSAADNNDSAILISAVLESIKLGYRHFDTASAYGTEQALGEAIAEALRLGLIPSRDDLFVTSKLWPTEAHAHLVLPSLQKSLRTLQLEYLDLYLIHWPISVTPGPVTIERPFDKQDLMPMDFKSVWAAMEECQRLGLTKSIGVSNFSCKKLENLLSFATIPPSVNQVEMNLIWQQNKLTEFCKANGIIVTAFSPLGAKGVSWGTNDVMDNEVLKEIAKTRGKTVAQVCLRWIYEQGAALIVKSYNKERLKENLQIFDWELSEDDYDKIGQIKQHRMMTKEDLVSAHGPYKSIEELWDGEL is encoded by the exons ATGGCAACTACTACGCTAAATTCAGTTACTAAAATCCCAAAAATGGAGCTGAGCTCCTCCTCCGGCCCGGTGTCCATGCCTGTGATTGGCTTCGGCTCGGCGGCTGACAACAACGACAGTGCCATCTTGATATCAGCCGTGCTGGAGTCAATCAAGCTCGGTTACAGACACTTTGATACTGCTTCAGCATATGGGACGGAACAGGCTTTAGGAGAAGCTATTGCTGAAGCACTTAGACTTGGTCTTATTCCCTCTCGGGATGACCTATTCGTTACTTCCAAGCTTTGGCCTACTGAAGCTCATGCTCATCTTGTTCTTCCTTCCTTACAGAAATCACTTCG GACTCTTCAGCTGGAATACCTAGACCTCTATCTGATCCACTGGCCCATCAGTGTTACTCCTGGACCAGTCACTATAGAACGCCCTTTTGATAAACAGGACCTTATGCCAATGGACTTCAAGTCTGTGTGGGCAGCCATGGAAGAGTGCCAGAGACTTGGCCTTACCAAGTCCATTGGAGTCAGCAACTTCTCTTGTAAGAAGCTCGAAAACTTGCTCTCCTTTGCTACTATCCCACCTTCAGTGAATCAA GTGGAGATGAACCTAATTTGGCAACAGAACAAGCTGACAGAGTTTTGCAAGGCAAATGGTATCATTGTCACTGCTTTCTCCCCTCTGGGAGCAAAAGGGGTTAGTTGGGGCACCAACGATGTTATGGACAATGAAGTGCTCAAAGAGATTGCGAAAACTCGTGGAAAGACTGTTGCTCAG GTTTGTCTCAGATGGATTTATGAACAAGGTGCGGCTCTTATAGTCAAGAGCTACAACAAGGAGAGGTTGAAGGAGAACCTGCAGATATTTGATTGGGAACTATCAGAGGACGACTATGACAAGATTGGTCAAATCAAGCAGCACCGAATGATGACTAAAGAGGACCTTGTTTCCGCTCATGGACCATACAAGTCCATTGAAGAGCTGTGGGATGGAGAGCTTTAA
- the LOC126728319 gene encoding agamous-like MADS-box protein AGL62: MVRPKGMGRSKIEIKEIQNKGAMYCTFTKRRNGLCRKARELHTLCGAQVAAIVFSPMNKMYTFGEPSVDSVVNRFLYEQQQQPLNRGGQKKKKTILFLSDECIEGFELHELKHCTALMEKFVKNLEERLANVVYRRVQTKDLISLIK; the protein is encoded by the coding sequence ATGGTTAGACCGAAAGGCATGGGACGCAGCAAAATAGAGATAAAGGAAATACAGAACAAGGGAGCCATGTACTGCACCTTCACAAAGCGTCGCAATGGTCTATGCAGAAAGGCTAGGGAGCTCCATACCTTGTGTGGTGCCCAAGTTGCTGCCATTGTCTTCTCTCCCATGAACAAGATGTACACCTTTGGTGAGCCTTCCGTGGACTCCGTGGTGAATCGCTTTCTTTatgaacaacaacaacaacccttGAATAGAGGAgggcagaagaagaagaagacgataCTGTTTTTGTCAGACGAGTGCATTGAAGGTTTTGAGTTGCATGAGCTTAAGCATTGCACGGCTTTGATGGAAAAGTTTGTGAAAAATTTAGAGGAACGACTAGCAAACGTGGTGTATAGGAGGGTTCAAACGAAGGATTTGATTagtttaattaaataa
- the LOC126726238 gene encoding non-functional NADPH-dependent codeinone reductase 2-like isoform X2 → MAATTLNSVTKIPKMELSSSSGPVSMPVIGFGTAADNNDGATLISAVLESIKLGYRHFDTASAYGSEQALGEAIAEALRLGLIPSRDDLFVTSKLWPTEAHAHLVLPSLQKSLRTLQLEYLDLYLIHWPITVTPGKGESPFDKQDLMPMDFKSVWAAMEECQRLGLTKSIGVSNFSCKKLENLLSFATIPPSVNQVEMNPVWQQNKLTEFCKANGIIVTAFSPLGAKGVSWGTNDVMDNEVLKEIAKTRGKTVAQVCLRWIYEQGAALIVKSYNKERLKENLQIFDWELSEDDYDKIGQIKQHRMMLQEELVSAHGPYKSIEELWDGEL, encoded by the exons ATGGCTGCTACTACGCTAAATTCAGTTACTAAAATCCCAAAAATGGAGCTGAGCTCCTCCTCCGGCCCGGTGTCCATGCCCGTGATTGGCTTCGGCACGGCGGCTGACAACAACGACGGTGCCACCTTGATATCAGCTGTGCTGGAGTCAATCAAGCTTGGTTACAGACACTTTGATACTGCTTCAGCATATGGGTCGGAACAGGCTTTAGGAGAAGCTATTGCTGAAGCACTTAGACTTGGTCTTATTCCCTCTCGGGATGACCTATTCGTTACTTCCAAGCTTTGGCCTACTGAAGCTCATGCTCATCTTGTTCTTCCTTCCTTACAGAAATCACTTCG GACTCTTCAGCTGGAATACCTAGACCTCTATCTGATCCACTGGCCCATCACTGTTACTCCTGGAAAGGGGGAATCCCCTTTTGATAAACAGGACCTTATGCCAATGGACTTCAAGTCTGTGTGGGCAGCCATGGAAGAGTGCCAGAGACTTGGCCTTACCAAGTCCATTGGAGTCAGCAACTTCTCTTGTAAGAAGCTCGAAAACTTGCTCTCCTTTGCTACTATCCCACCTTCAGTGAATCAA GTGGAGATGAACCCAGTTTGGCAACAGAACAAGCTGACAGAGTTTTGCAAGGCAAATGGTATCATTGTCACTGCTTTCTCCCCTTTGGGAGCAAAAGGGGTTAGTTGGGGCACCAACGATGTTATGGACAATGAAGTGCTCAAAGAGATTGCGAAAACTCGTGGAAAGACTGTTGCTCAG GTTTGTCTCAGATGGATTTATGAACAAGGTGCTGCTCTTATAGTCAAGAGCTACAACAAGGAGAGGTTGAAGGAGAACCTGCAGATATTTGATTGGGAACTATCGGAGGATGACTATGACAAGATTGGTCAAATCAAGCAGCACAGAATGATGCTTCAAGAGGAACTTGTTTCTGCTCATGGACCATACAAGTCCATTGAAGAGCTGTGGGATGGAGAGCTTTAA
- the LOC126726238 gene encoding NAD(P)H-dependent 6'-deoxychalcone synthase-like isoform X6, with amino-acid sequence MATTTLNSVTKIPKMELSSSSGPVSMPVIGFGSAADNNDSAILISAVLESIKLGYRHFDTASAYGTEQALGEAIAEALRLGLIPSRDDLFVTSKLWPTEAHAHLVLPSLQKSLRTLQLEYLDLYLIHWPISVTPGPVTIERPFDKQDLMPMDFKSVWAAMEECQRLGLTKSIGVSNFSCKKLENLLSFATIPPSVNQVEMNPVWQQNKLTEFCKANGIIVTAFSPLGAKGVSWGTNDVMDNEVLKEIAKTRGKTVAQVLLCSFKDCRGSNFIYKRLIWCLSQMDL; translated from the exons ATGGCAACTACTACGCTAAATTCAGTTACTAAAATCCCAAAAATGGAGCTGAGCTCCTCCTCCGGCCCGGTGTCCATGCCTGTGATTGGCTTCGGCTCGGCGGCTGACAACAACGACAGTGCCATCTTGATATCAGCCGTGCTGGAGTCAATCAAGCTCGGTTACAGACACTTTGATACTGCTTCAGCATATGGGACGGAACAGGCTTTAGGAGAAGCTATTGCTGAAGCACTTAGACTTGGTCTTATTCCCTCTCGGGATGACCTATTCGTTACTTCCAAGCTTTGGCCTACTGAAGCTCATGCTCATCTTGTTCTTCCTTCCTTACAGAAATCACTTCG GACTCTTCAGCTGGAATACCTAGACCTCTATCTGATCCACTGGCCCATCAGTGTTACTCCTGGACCAGTCACTATAGAACGCCCTTTTGATAAACAGGACCTTATGCCAATGGACTTCAAGTCTGTGTGGGCAGCCATGGAAGAGTGCCAGAGACTTGGCCTTACCAAGTCCATTGGAGTCAGCAACTTCTCTTGTAAGAAGCTCGAAAACTTGCTCTCCTTTGCTACTATCCCACCTTCAGTGAATCAA GTGGAGATGAACCCAGTTTGGCAACAGAACAAGCTGACAGAGTTTTGCAAGGCAAATGGTATCATTGTCACTGCTTTCTCCCCTTTGGGAGCAAAAGGGGTTAGTTGGGGCACCAACGATGTTATGGACAATGAAGTGCTCAAAGAGATTGCGAAAACTCGTGGAAAGACTGTTGCTCAGGTTCTACTATGTAGTTTTAAAGATTGCAGAGGGTCAAATTTCATATACAAAAGACTGATTTGGT GTTTGTCTCAGATGGATTTATGA
- the LOC126726238 gene encoding NAD(P)H-dependent 6'-deoxychalcone synthase-like isoform X5 produces the protein MATTTLNSVTKIPKMELSSSSGPVSMPVIGFGSAADNNDSAILISAVLESIKLGYRHFDTASAYGTEQALGEAIAEALRLGLIPSRDDLFVTSKLWPTEAHAHLVLPSLQKSLRTLQLEYLDLYLIHWPISVTPGPVTIERPFDKQDLMPMDFKSVWAAMEECQRLGLTKSIGVSNFSCKKLENLLSFATIPPSVNQVEMNLIWQQNKLTEFCKANGIIVTAFSPLGAKGVSWGTNDVMDNEVLKEIAKTRGKTVAQVLLCSFKDCRGSNFIYKRLIWCLSQMDL, from the exons ATGGCAACTACTACGCTAAATTCAGTTACTAAAATCCCAAAAATGGAGCTGAGCTCCTCCTCCGGCCCGGTGTCCATGCCTGTGATTGGCTTCGGCTCGGCGGCTGACAACAACGACAGTGCCATCTTGATATCAGCCGTGCTGGAGTCAATCAAGCTCGGTTACAGACACTTTGATACTGCTTCAGCATATGGGACGGAACAGGCTTTAGGAGAAGCTATTGCTGAAGCACTTAGACTTGGTCTTATTCCCTCTCGGGATGACCTATTCGTTACTTCCAAGCTTTGGCCTACTGAAGCTCATGCTCATCTTGTTCTTCCTTCCTTACAGAAATCACTTCG GACTCTTCAGCTGGAATACCTAGACCTCTATCTGATCCACTGGCCCATCAGTGTTACTCCTGGACCAGTCACTATAGAACGCCCTTTTGATAAACAGGACCTTATGCCAATGGACTTCAAGTCTGTGTGGGCAGCCATGGAAGAGTGCCAGAGACTTGGCCTTACCAAGTCCATTGGAGTCAGCAACTTCTCTTGTAAGAAGCTCGAAAACTTGCTCTCCTTTGCTACTATCCCACCTTCAGTGAATCAA GTGGAGATGAACCTAATTTGGCAACAGAACAAGCTGACAGAGTTTTGCAAGGCAAATGGTATCATTGTCACTGCTTTCTCCCCTCTGGGAGCAAAAGGGGTTAGTTGGGGCACCAACGATGTTATGGACAATGAAGTGCTCAAAGAGATTGCGAAAACTCGTGGAAAGACTGTTGCTCAGGTTCTACTATGTAGTTTTAAAGATTGCAGAGGGTCAAATTTCATATACAAAAGACTGATTTGGT GTTTGTCTCAGATGGATTTATGA